GGCCCAGCCCGGCGCCGAGTCCCGGACATGGGCCCGCGGGCCCTGGATCGGCTGGGGGCCGGAAGCTCGCGACGCCGCCCGCGAAGCCAGTCGGGAGGTCCGCGAGGCCGCCCGCGAAGCCAGCCGGGAGGTCCGCCGGGCTTTCCACGAGGCCAGGCACCAGGCCAGGGAGGCCGCCGGAACGGGGGATGACCCGGGCGACCTGGGGAGCGAGATCGCCGGGGCGATCCGGGAGGGTCTGGATGCCGGTCTGCGGGGGCTCAATGAAGGGCTTCGAGGCCTTCGAAGCGCGTTCGGCCCGACCAGCATGGGGCCGGCTTCCCGGCAGGAGAAGACGGTCCTCGAGCACGCCGTCGATCGCGGCTGTCGGATCTTCATCAATTCCGCCTCGGGGGACGTCAGCGTGACGGCGGGCTCGCCCGGGACCGTCCGGGTCACCTGGACCAAGCAGGCTCATGGCTCCGCGACCGACGAGGTCGAGCGACGGTTGGCGGCCGCGGGGGTGAGCGTCGAGGGGGACCGGACGACCCTGACCGTCCGCACCGACCTCGGACCCGAGTCCGCCCGCGGGACGGGTCCGGTCACCATCGACCTCCACGTTGAGGTGCCCGCCGAAGCCGCCGTCGAGGTCCGCGGGGCCAACGGCGACGTCGAAATGACCGGACTCTCGGGCCGGGTCAGGGCCGACGCCAGAAACGGTGACGTGACCCTAACCACCGAGGCCGTGGAACAAGTCGAACTGCACAGTCAGAATGGCGACGTGACCGCCCGCTTCCAGCCCACCAGGGGCGGCCGCTACGAACTCCGGGCGACGGCCGGCGATGTCGAGCTGATCCTGCCGGAAGAGGCCTCGATCGCGATTGAAGCATCGACCGGCTCCGGCGAGATCGAATCGGCCATGGAGATGACGGTCACAGAGCGCCGGACGGAGCGTCTGCTGCTGGGTCGCCTCGGCGCCGGTGAGGCCACCGTGATCGCCCGCGCCGGGGCGGGGGACGTGACCATCCGGCGACCTTGAATCGGCCCGGACGGATTCGCCAACCGTGTCGGACCACCCGCCCCATGGCTTCCTAGCTACCCACGATGTCGGGCAGGGGAGATAAACCCACATCTGGAGGTGCCCTTTTATGCAAGAGGAACGGTTGATGATCCTGAAGATGATCCAGGAGGGCAAGGTGACCGCTCAGGAAGGGGTGGAGCTCCTCAAAGCCCTCCGCGAGGGGCACGGCCCTCAGGGCGCCGGTCGGACGGCTCAAGGCTCGAGCTCAGGCCGCCCGACCGCGGCCGGGGACCCGGGGACTGGGGCGACCGGGTTCGCCGAAGACGACTTCGGCTCGGGCCACCGCCCCAAGTCCATCCTCGAAGGAGTGCTCGAGGGGATCGGCCCGATCAGCTTCCCCTTCGGCTTCTTGGGCGACAGCTACAAGTTCGAAGAGGACCACGAAGGACGGTTCGAAGCCGCCCCCGGATTGCCGGTCACGATCAATTTCAGCACGTCCAATGGCCGCCTGATCCTCCGCGGTTGGGAGCGGCCCGACTACCGCGTCCACATCATCAAGACACTGCGTGGCCCGGGGGAAGACGAAGCCCGCCAGAGGGCCCGCCAGATGGCCCAATTCACGGCCACCCCCGAGGGCCTCACCCTCGAGTCACGGTTGATCGGCTGGCACAATTCCGGCGTGGCGGCCGAGGTCTTCCTGCCGGCCGGCTTGCTCTACCGGGTCGGCCTGCACACGTCCAACGGCCGGATCGAAACCGAGGGGTTGAAGACGGACCAGTTCGACGCCCACACCTCCAACGGCCGGATCGTCTGCGAGCGACTGACCGGGGAGCGGGTCATCGTCAGGACGTCGAATGGGCGGATCGTCGCCAACTGCTCGGCCCACCGGCTCGACGCCGACACGTCCAATGGGTCGATCACCGTCGTCCCGCCCGGAGGCCTCGACGGTGACAGCCGGTACCAGCTGCGG
This window of the Bacillota bacterium genome carries:
- a CDS encoding DUF4097 family beta strand repeat-containing protein; its protein translation is MDEERPDQGTPGADAERRMIEEMRRAGRLSEDEAKALLAAIGGADGEAGAEPAAQPGAESRTWARGPWIGWGPEARDAAREASREVREAAREASREVRRAFHEARHQAREAAGTGDDPGDLGSEIAGAIREGLDAGLRGLNEGLRGLRSAFGPTSMGPASRQEKTVLEHAVDRGCRIFINSASGDVSVTAGSPGTVRVTWTKQAHGSATDEVERRLAAAGVSVEGDRTTLTVRTDLGPESARGTGPVTIDLHVEVPAEAAVEVRGANGDVEMTGLSGRVRADARNGDVTLTTEAVEQVELHSQNGDVTARFQPTRGGRYELRATAGDVELILPEEASIAIEASTGSGEIESAMEMTVTERRTERLLLGRLGAGEATVIARAGAGDVTIRRP
- a CDS encoding DUF4097 family beta strand repeat-containing protein, producing MQEERLMILKMIQEGKVTAQEGVELLKALREGHGPQGAGRTAQGSSSGRPTAAGDPGTGATGFAEDDFGSGHRPKSILEGVLEGIGPISFPFGFLGDSYKFEEDHEGRFEAAPGLPVTINFSTSNGRLILRGWERPDYRVHIIKTLRGPGEDEARQRARQMAQFTATPEGLTLESRLIGWHNSGVAAEVFLPAGLLYRVGLHTSNGRIETEGLKTDQFDAHTSNGRIVCERLTGERVIVRTSNGRIVANCSAHRLDADTSNGSITVVPPGGLDGDSRYQLRTSNGGIKIRPEDRTDCGYDIDASTSFGHIELELPELDYAINERTVGHRRSKAQTRGFDGKTRRIYIEARTSNGPILVSRSV